GAATATGGAAGAAAAATATTCTAAAGCGCTTAAAAAGTATCAGGAAAGAAAGAGAACGTTAAAAAAGAAATTCAGGGCAGCTAAGACCGATAAGGCCAGAGAAGGGATTAAGAATAAAATTCTTAAGACTAATGAGCAAATTGAATTGGTTAAGTTGAATCATAAAATTGCAAGAAAGAAAGCTTCTAGACATCTAAAAGAGCTTAAGTGGATATCAAAAGTTGATGAGCTTGAGCAGATGAATGAAACATTCTCTGGAAAGAATAAAAAATTCGCATTCTTTGATGGATCAATGGGTTATAGCTTTGCTCCATCAAATGAAGTTTTAAATGATAAAAACTTTACTGTCTCTTTATGGTTTAGAACGTTGATTGATCAGCAAGATAAGAGGCTAATTAACTTCCACCGTGAAGCCAGTCCCGGTAGTGCCTTGAACTTGTCTCTTAAAAAAGGGAAAGTTGTCATGGGTCTACATAATGGTACAAATTATATTTCTAACGAAGTGGACTTTGAGTATGATGATGGGGTTTGGCACCACTTTGCTGTAACAAAGTCTAAGAAAGGATTTATTGTTTATATTGATGGAGAAAAATCTCTTCAATACACTGGGGAGTTTTCTGGCCTTGGTGCTCATCCTGTTGTCTTGGGCTCTTATAATGGTCAAGGTTACTTCTATAGTGGAGATTTAGATGAAGTAAGTATCTGGTCCCGATCTCTTAGTAAAAAAGATATTAGAGAAGTGTATAATTCTGGTGTTCCAGGAAATATAAAATTGCACACATCTTCTACCTTCATTAATCATTGGTGGAGACTTGGGGATCATAAAAAAGATAGTGATAATTCTTTCTATGATTCTTACTCTAAGCAAAGCTTCTTGCTAGTAGAGTAAGCTCTTGGATTCACATTTTCGGCACTTTATTCCTGAGTATATTTCTCGGCTAATGCTCTTTTAGTTAACTTTAATGGGGAAATTCGTATCTACTTAATATTTTTATAGTAATCTATTGAGTTCTTTGTTAACCTATTAATATATATGGATTTTGCATTAGACTTTAATTCACGGAGGAAGTATGAGTCTTACTAAAGCCGACATTGTTGAGCGTGTTTATAAAGAAGCTGGGTTTTCCAAGAAGGAAGCAGCTGACTTAGTTGATCTTGTATTCAAGGTTATTAAGGATACGTTAGCAAGAGGCGAAAAAGTAAAAATTTCTGGTTTCGGAAACTTTTCAATTAGAGACAAAGCAACAAGAGTAGGTCGTAATCCACAAACTGGAAACTCGATGGAAATCTCTGCAAGACGTGTTTTGACTTTCAAGCCATCACAAGTACTAAAAGAAGATGTAACTGCACGTTACTCTCATAGACTTGATGATAAAGGAAATGAAGATACTTCATTGCCTGCTAAGGAAGGTTCATCTCGTGCTTTAAGTTCATTTATGAATAACACTGAAGATATCAGTGGTGATGATTTAGACTTTGATTAGAATAGAGTTCTGAGGAACTCTACATACATTTCGGGGGAAGTATGAGTGCTCAAATTGAGATTCCAAATAAATCGCATTTCAAGTTAAATGAAGTGTGTTCTTTAACAGGTGTTAAGCCATACGTTTTAAGATTTTGGGAAACTGAATTTGAACAAATTTCTCCGATCTTATCCTCTTCAGGTCAAAAGCTTTACGAACATAAAGATATTGAAGCAATTGCTTATATCAAGAAGTTACTCTTCGATGATAAATTAACAATTGACCACGCTAAACGTGAACTTGATTTACAACACTTTTCTCAAACACAAGAAGATGAACAAGAACTAGTCGAGCCTGAGGCCCATGCTAGGCCTGAGAGATTTTCAAGAAGTCTTTCTGATTCTGATATTCAAAAGCTTGTGATGGCAAAAGCTAAGTTAAATTCTTTAATTTCAAGTGTTGATACTTTGAAGCAGAGAAATAACTGGCAATAAGTCCTTCTTAGTGTGTGATTCAATATTAGTTCTATCTTTGATTATCATAGATTCAATTTTCTTAAAGTAGTTTGATAGAACTTCTCTTGTCGAATTTAACTTTCCACTATTTAACATTTTTTCAATACTAGAGAGCTCTTTTAAAATTGTTTGATAGCAATTTTCGTTAAACGAGTTGATCCATGGATTAACTTTTACCTCATGGTCAGTTAATTTTTCATCAACAAGTTCTGTGAGGTCATCTAAAAGTTGAAATACAATACCTATACTATGTCCTAGTCTGAAAATATTTTTAGACTCTTGGTAGTAAGATTTACTACCTTTTTCATCCATTGCGCACCAAAGACCTAGCAACATGGATACCTGAATCAGTCTGGCCGTTTTATATTCATGAGTTCTTAAAAGGTTTTCAAAACTAAGAGTCATCTCTTCACTAAGATCGAGAACCTGTCCTTGGATAAGTCCTTTAGGGCCTAGCGCCCATGAGTAGAGTCTTAGGACTAGTGAGAGGTTTGTGCCTTTGTACTTGCCCAGAAGGGCAAAAGAAGCGCTTAAAAGACCATCTCCGGCCAAAAGCGCTTTCCATTCATTGAACTTTATATGCGCCGATGGCTTTCCTCTTCTTTGGTCATCATCATCCATGCATGGAAGATCGTCATGCAGTAATGTATAGGCGTGATGAACCTCAACGGAGCTTGCTAGAAAGTTAATTGAGTTTTTGTGATTATTAAGGAAGTCAAAATTTTCAAGCCCTAAAAAATCTTTGTAAACTGAACATACCAGTTGGGGTCTAAAGACTTTTCCTGGAGGAAGCGTTCCATATCTATACACTTCAGAAAATGAGTGATTAGGAATAAGCGAGTTGACGTGAGTCTCTAGGTTTTTGACAATTTTTGATAATTCCATAATTTAGCCTTGTTAGGCTGTGAACTTATCAAAAATTGTATTTATTGGAAACTAGGAACTGGTGAAGAAAGTCTTCCTCCGACTTTAAATTTGTAGAAGCCTTTGTCGCTGGGTTGTCTGCCGCTTAGCATTGCGTTAAGTAGAGCGAAACTTTCTAAGATTGTTTGCGAAAACTTAACTTCTCCTACTAAATCTAGTGTCGAGTTATCTGTATTGTGAGGGTTTAGTTTGATATTGCCATCTATAAGAGCAATGATAGGTGAGTTAGAGTTACCAATCCTTATATCTTTAAGCTCAATCAAGTTCTTAGCGTTAACACTAGATTTTATTTGTAACTGACTAATTGGTAGTGCTGGAAGATCTACGAGGCCCGCGACATTTTGAGGAGGTATATTGAGATTTGTTGAACTTATAATTACATCTCCTGAGGTAAGATTACCTTGGTTGATATTTACTAAGGCCTCTATTTCAAAGTCTCCACTGAATTTAAGTGATTTCTTACCAAGTAATGCAAGTAGCGTTTCATGGGAGATTGAAGACTTGTCAATTTTGATCACTTGTCGGTTCATTCCAATTGTTGGGTAGATATTAAGAACCGTAAGCTTGTGCTTAATTTTTGTATGAAACTTCAATCCAATTGGCCAAACACTCGGCATCTGTAAGCTTAGAGCAAGATCATTTAGCTTCATCATTCCACCGGGATTATTGAAGCAAACTCCACTTATGACAGGCTTTTTCAAAATAATTTTTGGAGTAAACCATTCAATTCTTAGGTCATCATAAGTGATAGGACAGGCCCTATTTGTTGCAAGTGCATTAACAACTGATGTTTTAATTATTTTTGAAATAGGAAAATTAAAGAAAAAGGCCAAGAAAAAAAGAACTACTGCTGCAATAACTATTTTCGTTATTGTAAGTCGACTTTGTTCATAAATCTCTTCTGGTAATTCATTCGGTTGTACTTTTAACTTAACCATTATTTTGCAACCTTTCCATAATGTGTAATTTTAATCGTTCCACTAATGAGGGATTTAGTTGTATCTCGCTTTAATACGATCTCTTCGATTTTCACTTTTTCGGCCTGTAAAAGACCAATGATAAGATCAGAGAGGTTAGCAGAAGTGAGTAGCTTAACTGTAATCATAGCTTCTGATTTAGAGATATTTCCTGATTGTTCTAATGGTTCAAAACTCGCTACCGATATATTGCTAGGTGAGATACTCTTTCTTTGTGCAAGCCTGTTAAGTCTTTGATTTAGATCATTTCTATTTAAAACTTGGTGAGGAGAAATAATTCTAGAACCAACTCTTTCTACTTCATTTTTCTTAGCAATGAAGAATTGAATTTCTTCGAGTATACTCGCTTTTGTTTCAATTGTACTCTTTAACATTGAGTTAGAGATAAAGAAAGCTAGCATGACAAATATTGGAACTAGTATGAGTAGATAAGAACCTGCTTGTGAAACAATCTTTAACTGCTGCTCACTAAGTGAGTTCATTGTTTCATCAATTTTGGCCTTGGCCGGGCTTTCTTTGAATGCATCTAGCTGCTTAAAAATAAAATCATCTATTTGTTTTATGACTTTCTTTCTCATATATTTTCCGTAAATTTAATGACCATTGTTCTAGCATTCTTTTTTAACTCAATATTTAAGTCGTTAAATGGTCCATTTTTTAAATGTGTCTGTAGTGCTTCAAGTTCTTTAGGTTCTTTAGAGCTAAAGTGAATTCGAACGTTACCACCCTTATTCTCGAAGAGTTCCATATTAATTAATTCATTTCGCGAGATATATTCACTTATTTGAATAAGTGGTATGGCAGCGTTTACTTCTGAAGCAGACATAATCGTTTTTATTTCTTGTTTAACTACTGAGTTCTTCTTTTTCACAATAGAGAGAATTTGCTTAGGATCTCTATTGTATTTTTTCTGATCACGTCTTGAAACGGAGAGGGCTTCGTATTTAATAAGCTTTTTAATTTTACTATCAAGGGAGCGTGATTCTTTTTGTAGAATAAAGCTTCTCTCAACTACCATAAAGCAAATGAGCATAGCACAAACGGCCATTACTCTTGTAAAGATAAAAGAAACTGAGTGTAATGAGATTGAATCTGAAAATCCACTAGTATAGTTTCCAGTCAAAAAGTTTGGTATTTGTGTTGATGATCTTTGCGCTGCGGCCATCATGTAAGATAGAAGAAAGCTTTGTCTCTTTGCTGAAGGCAAATCTTTAATTTTATCAGTTTTGAACTTTTCAACTTTAATATTTAGGTGTGAAGTAAGGAAGTTTTCAATATTATTTATATTTGAACTACCACCAGTTAAGAAGATTTTATTAATAGGGTTACCGAACTTAACTCTATATCCTAGCTCCCATCTCTTTAGGTCTAAGATAAGAGGCATAATTGACTGCGCCATTAGTGTCGCAAAGTCTCTTTGTTCTTCAGTAACATCAGAGAGCTGGTCTTCTGTTAAGAAAAAACAATTCTCGTGCTTGTAGATAACTGCTTCATCAAGAGGTATTTGATAAGTTGATGAGATGATATCATCTAAAACTTTTCCACCTAGGTTTGTTAAGTGAGAGGAAATGACTTCTTTGTTATGAATGAAGTAGGCATTTGTAGATTCGTGACCAATGTCAATTATACAAAATGAACCCGTATACTCTTTTTGATCTATAAAGCTCTGAATCACACCCATTTCTGTCGTTAAGATTCCAGGCAGTGTTCCAGTTTCTTCTAAGTAGCTATAGTAGTTATCGAAGTAATCCAGTTGTGCAATACTAACTAGAGCAGAGAAGTTCTCACCGTGCTTTATCAAAGTAGAAGTGTAATGAATATCCGAAAGCGAATATGGAATATTTTCTTCTAATAAGAAAGGAACCATCTGTTCAGCTTTCTTTCTGTTGTTAACAGGAAGTTCAAGGTACCTAGAAGTCGTGAAGTTATCTTGAATTTGATAGATGATCTTACCCTCAAACTCTGATTGTTTTAAGTAACTTCTGATAATTTCATTGTGAATTTCATTAACTGTAGTGTCAGGATCAAATTGTGCTCTAATTTTAGAGATGACAATTTCTCTATGCCCTAAATACTTAAGTTGTTTTCTTTCTAAGCGACATTCAAAAAATTTTACCGAGTAAGTACCAAGGTCAATTGCTAGTATATTCATAGTAATATATTACCAGAATCATTAGAAAATTGCCTCGTATTTATCTAGGAAATAATGTCCAATCTATATTTGTTGAGCGTTTTACTCAATTCTTATTTCGATAATTCTTGGAGCTAGTAATTCGATAATTTGCTCTTCTTCTTTCTTTTCTTCATCTGGGTCTTCTCCAGGCTCATCAAGCAGTTTATCGGGATCAGCATCAGGGTCAGATGGATCTTTGGAAGCTTCTTTCTTTGCTGCCTCGGCCTCTTTCTTCTTTTCTTCTTCCGTCTTTAATTGAGGCTTGATAGGTAGGTCAGCAAAAGCTGTTATGCTATATTCTGCACGACCAAAGAAACCTTTAGAAACTATTTTGTAGAGCTTTCCTGCAACCGCAATTTTAAGTCCTGCCTGATCAAACTCTTTTTTTCTATCTTCATATGTTTGATCATCGACTATTGCCAATTTATTGACCACTAGCTCTTTAAAGTCTTTTTCAGATTTAAACTCCTGGGCCTTTATTTGTAGCTCCTCATCTCCATCTCTATACTTAAAGAACTCCTCTGATTGAATCGGAGTTATAGAAGGAAAGAGAATTTTTAGTTGATCCTGCGTGATTTCATTTACAGGGATGATACTGACTTCATGTGCCGTGAGCTTTCCATCAAAGAGCTTAATAATGCTATCGTTCCAACCTAGTAACATATTTAACTCATCTATGGAGTTAAGAGGGGCATGCTTTGGTTGTACATCCTGAGCGAGATAATTTGCTTCTATTTCGGCCCTTTCGATATCATTGAAATTCTTCTGATCATTTACATAGAATTTTAACTCTTTAATAAGAAGCTCGGCATTAACATTGCCATAGACAGCATCATAGTTTTCATTGGTTTCTTTTTCTTTATCAAGTGCATCTTGAAGGGTTTCCACTAATTTATTTTCAATATAGGCGTCAGGTGACGTTTTCTTCTTATCTTCGTCTTGCGAATCAGCGTCTGGGTTATCCGTATCTGTGCTAGGGGAAACTCTCAAATTATTAGGATTTAAAAAGCCTGATACAGAGCTCATTGAAACAGTCATTCTGCCTTTGATCATATTATTTTTTTCAAAGTCCGCTAGAGCTGATTTTTGTTGGGCATCTAATGCTCCAGGCAGCTCTAATGGAACAGCAAAGTCCATCGTGACAACATTTTCTAATACAGAAGGTTTAATAAGTTCTTTTAGCTGCTTATTTTTCTCTATTAAGTTTCGACCTTCTTGATAGAGTTTAAGTTTTGCCATCGCAAAATTTAGTCCCGCCTCCGCATTTAGTCTTGCTTGAAATTTATCTTGTTGATTATAAATTTTAATCTTATTTATCTTAGACTCGAAAGTGAAGTCGGCCAGTAGAAAGGCCAAAATGGCAATGACAGACATAACCATCATGATGGCCATACCAGATTCATTATTAGAAATGGTTTTAGTATTACTCTTGTTCATCATCACTATCTTTAACGTTACTTCCTAAATTTCCACCATTAGATGGATTTGAGTCAGGGTCTTTCGCTGTTTCTGTCTTCTTTGCTTTTTCATCTTTTTCAGTATCAAATAGCGGAAACAAAGGTCTAAATGTTCTTTCAATCTCAATTTCATTATTATCTTTATTAATCCAGACCATCTTTACTTTTATTATTCTAGGAGTCTCTCTATCAATTGCAAGTTCTGCAATAGAGTCCACAAACTTCTTTGTTTCTTTATTCCAGAATTGAAATTGGAATGATTTTAAATCCTTTAACAGGACATGTTCTTTAATTTTATCCCAGTTAAAATCTTTTTTAAAAATATTTTCACTCTCGACAGATCTAACAAGCTCATACTGTACACCTGTTTTTAGAGACTCTTCTGAGATCGATCGAATAGAGTAGCGAATCCAGTTAAAACGAGACTGTTTAGAGTCTTCGCGAATTCTCCTATTAGAAGTTGACATAAAGACTAGTTCTGTTTTTGATTCATTAAGAAATGCCGGAATAATATCTCCGGCCGTAGAAATTGCTGGAAATCTCTCGCTAGGCTCGTAAGTGCTAAGAGGGTCTTTTGTATTTGTTGTATCCGTTGGAGTTGGCTCGTCTTGGTCTTGATTCTCATTCTTTGAATATGCAGCATTGAAATACATTGGAGAGTAGATTTGAGATATATCTGTTTCTAATCTTTCTAGGGCCGTTACTAATTGTAAGGAATCACGATCTTCTGAAATGATCTTGTCTTTTGTCTCTGTACTATTTTGGACAATTGTATACATCATAGACATAAGAAGGGCCAAAACCGTAATAGCGATCAATACTTCAATGAGAGTAAAGCCTTCTTGATTTGATAAATTTCTATTTTTAGAAACTTTCTTCATAGCTGCTCAAATTGAATCTGTGCTTGATGGTTATATAACCAAGTGCTCACAGAGTAGTTTCTATCAGTGTTTTCGTTCTTTACTGTTACTTCTACTTGCCAAATTATTTTTTCGAGGTTCTTTTTTACATTTTCAAAAATTTTCTTCTGACTTGGGTCTTGATCTTCTTCGGTCGTTCCCATTATTTTTTGAAAATCTGGTAATTCAAATTTAGTATATTTAACTTCATAGCTAAAACTCTCGTCTTCTTTAAACTTTCCAGCGTCGGCCTTTAAAGTGAGAGACTCTTTTAGCTCTGGTGGATCAATAATTAATTCATTAATCTTTTGCTCAGCGAATCTTTTAAGACTTAGTTCATCTCTCATCACTGTACTGTCTGTGACATTATAACCTTGAGCGGTCAGGTAGGCAGTTACAAAGACTGAGAAAATAGCAAGAGAGATCATGACTTCAATAAGAGTAAAGCCAGCTTGATTGATAAATATTTTTTTTATTCTTTTAACCATTCTTGATAGATTTCTTCTGCCATTTCGACTTGTTTGTCAGTTATATCGCCTTCAGATTCTAAATCTATCGAATAGTACTTCCTTTTAAGATCTATCGTAAAAGGGGAGACTGTTATTGACGCTAATTCATCATCTGTTGCTACAACAATTATAGCACTATCTTTTTCTCCCGTGGGATAAATATAGAGGGCATTTTCGCCATTGAGAACCATGGCCTGATTGAGAGTTGTACCTATTCCAATAATACGTACACCTGGAGGTATATCTTTCTGTCCATCTTCAAATTCTTTTACGCTTGAAAACTTCTTGTCTAGAGCCTTTTTTTTCGACTTTTCTTCATCTTCTTCCTCTCTACTTTGCACAAGAGTTTTTTTAGATGCTGGCAGCACAAAGTTTCCATCTGGTCCAAACTCTACGCTCCATTTTTGTGGATCTTCATCAAGATTAAAATTGATTCTAATCATTGCATTTCTAAGGGCCGCTTCATCAGCAGAGAATCGAATCCCTCTTTCAATATCATTAAGTGCTTCGTCTAAGTTTCGTCGAGTAGAAAAACTGGTACCAGTTACGACAGTTAGGACAATAGTAACAAGTAGGAGGGCCACTAACATTTCTATTAGTGTGAACCCTCTATCATTACTTGTTATAGTTTTATTCATTAAATCTAGTTTTTCTTCTTATTGAGGTGCATATCTTCGTCAGTACCTTCTCCGCCTTCAGTTCTATCTGGTCCATATGTCCAAATATTGAAGCTTCTTCCATCAGATTCGTAGAAGAATTCTTCATCCCACGGATCTCTTGGAACTTCTGCAGCGTCCATGAATCCTTCAGGAGGGTAGTTCTTACACTCTTTTCCACCACTTGGTTTTTGAATAAGTGCTTCTAGACCCTGATCTGTTGTTGGATATGTTCCACATTTTCTTCTATAGTCTTGTAGTACAGACTTTAAACTCTTCATTTGAATATTGGCAGATTTTCTTTGTCCTTCTGTTAATTGGTCAAAGATCTTTCCGGCAACAAAAGTACCAGCGATACCCAAGAGTGTTAAGGCGATTAGAATTTCAATCAGTGAGAAACCACCTGATTGTCTTAGCATTTGTTTCATGCTCTCTTTTTTCATTATGTCTCCTTTTAAAAGTTAATTAATTGAGTTGAGCTCCATCATTGGAACAACAACTGAGAAAATGATAAAGGCAACAGCGATACCCATACCGACTAACATTATAGGCTCTAAGACAGAGGTTAGTCCATTAAGTTTTCCTTCTACTTGATCTTCATAATTTTCAGATATAATCAATAGCATATCTTCTAGTTCACC
This window of the Halobacteriovorax sp. HLS genome carries:
- a CDS encoding LamG domain-containing protein — translated: MKKYFNQSLFVFLILSNLFLISCSSEDEQAIANIIEEVSKDIPEGDIVNPSEVTEVISRKSFLRKFRVTDPIFLKPLEERIEALNKASNYHFDIESGKCFDIDAVEARGESDSLECNIPAAVESENYKFSHYNFFGADARGASVKDAEVSIYDLVFAEVQFDINSILNSEKRPFYQLFHNHKRVYYNQKNMEEKYSKALKKYQERKRTLKKKFRAAKTDKAREGIKNKILKTNEQIELVKLNHKIARKKASRHLKELKWISKVDELEQMNETFSGKNKKFAFFDGSMGYSFAPSNEVLNDKNFTVSLWFRTLIDQQDKRLINFHREASPGSALNLSLKKGKVVMGLHNGTNYISNEVDFEYDDGVWHHFAVTKSKKGFIVYIDGEKSLQYTGEFSGLGAHPVVLGSYNGQGYFYSGDLDEVSIWSRSLSKKDIREVYNSGVPGNIKLHTSSTFINHWWRLGDHKKDSDNSFYDSYSKQSFLLVE
- a CDS encoding integration host factor subunit alpha, encoding MSLTKADIVERVYKEAGFSKKEAADLVDLVFKVIKDTLARGEKVKISGFGNFSIRDKATRVGRNPQTGNSMEISARRVLTFKPSQVLKEDVTARYSHRLDDKGNEDTSLPAKEGSSRALSSFMNNTEDISGDDLDFD
- a CDS encoding MerR family transcriptional regulator; protein product: MSAQIEIPNKSHFKLNEVCSLTGVKPYVLRFWETEFEQISPILSSSGQKLYEHKDIEAIAYIKKLLFDDKLTIDHAKRELDLQHFSQTQEDEQELVEPEAHARPERFSRSLSDSDIQKLVMAKAKLNSLISSVDTLKQRNNWQ
- a CDS encoding polyprenyl synthetase family protein; this translates as MELSKIVKNLETHVNSLIPNHSFSEVYRYGTLPPGKVFRPQLVCSVYKDFLGLENFDFLNNHKNSINFLASSVEVHHAYTLLHDDLPCMDDDDQRRGKPSAHIKFNEWKALLAGDGLLSASFALLGKYKGTNLSLVLRLYSWALGPKGLIQGQVLDLSEEMTLSFENLLRTHEYKTARLIQVSMLLGLWCAMDEKGSKSYYQESKNIFRLGHSIGIVFQLLDDLTELVDEKLTDHEVKVNPWINSFNENCYQTILKELSSIEKMLNSGKLNSTREVLSNYFKKIESMIIKDRTNIESHTKKDLLPVISLLQSINT
- the gspN gene encoding type II secretion system protein GspN, encoding MVKLKVQPNELPEEIYEQSRLTITKIVIAAVVLFFLAFFFNFPISKIIKTSVVNALATNRACPITYDDLRIEWFTPKIILKKPVISGVCFNNPGGMMKLNDLALSLQMPSVWPIGLKFHTKIKHKLTVLNIYPTIGMNRQVIKIDKSSISHETLLALLGKKSLKFSGDFEIEALVNINQGNLTSGDVIISSTNLNIPPQNVAGLVDLPALPISQLQIKSSVNAKNLIELKDIRIGNSNSPIIALIDGNIKLNPHNTDNSTLDLVGEVKFSQTILESFALLNAMLSGRQPSDKGFYKFKVGGRLSSPVPSFQ
- the pilM gene encoding pilus assembly protein PilM, producing MNILAIDLGTYSVKFFECRLERKQLKYLGHREIVISKIRAQFDPDTTVNEIHNEIIRSYLKQSEFEGKIIYQIQDNFTTSRYLELPVNNRKKAEQMVPFLLEENIPYSLSDIHYTSTLIKHGENFSALVSIAQLDYFDNYYSYLEETGTLPGILTTEMGVIQSFIDQKEYTGSFCIIDIGHESTNAYFIHNKEVISSHLTNLGGKVLDDIISSTYQIPLDEAVIYKHENCFFLTEDQLSDVTEEQRDFATLMAQSIMPLILDLKRWELGYRVKFGNPINKIFLTGGSSNINNIENFLTSHLNIKVEKFKTDKIKDLPSAKRQSFLLSYMMAAAQRSSTQIPNFLTGNYTSGFSDSISLHSVSFIFTRVMAVCAMLICFMVVERSFILQKESRSLDSKIKKLIKYEALSVSRRDQKKYNRDPKQILSIVKKKNSVVKQEIKTIMSASEVNAAIPLIQISEYISRNELINMELFENKGGNVRIHFSSKEPKELEALQTHLKNGPFNDLNIELKKNARTMVIKFTENI
- a CDS encoding prepilin-type N-terminal cleavage/methylation domain-containing protein, giving the protein MKKVSKNRNLSNQEGFTLIEVLIAITVLALLMSMMYTIVQNSTETKDKIISEDRDSLQLVTALERLETDISQIYSPMYFNAAYSKNENQDQDEPTPTDTTNTKDPLSTYEPSERFPAISTAGDIIPAFLNESKTELVFMSTSNRRIREDSKQSRFNWIRYSIRSISEESLKTGVQYELVRSVESENIFKKDFNWDKIKEHVLLKDLKSFQFQFWNKETKKFVDSIAELAIDRETPRIIKVKMVWINKDNNEIEIERTFRPLFPLFDTEKDEKAKKTETAKDPDSNPSNGGNLGSNVKDSDDEQE
- a CDS encoding prepilin-type N-terminal cleavage/methylation domain-containing protein, with the translated sequence MVKRIKKIFINQAGFTLIEVMISLAIFSVFVTAYLTAQGYNVTDSTVMRDELSLKRFAEQKINELIIDPPELKESLTLKADAGKFKEDESFSYEVKYTKFELPDFQKIMGTTEEDQDPSQKKIFENVKKNLEKIIWQVEVTVKNENTDRNYSVSTWLYNHQAQIQFEQL
- a CDS encoding Tfp pilus assembly protein FimT/FimU → MNKTITSNDRGFTLIEMLVALLLVTIVLTVVTGTSFSTRRNLDEALNDIERGIRFSADEAALRNAMIRINFNLDEDPQKWSVEFGPDGNFVLPASKKTLVQSREEEDEEKSKKKALDKKFSSVKEFEDGQKDIPPGVRIIGIGTTLNQAMVLNGENALYIYPTGEKDSAIIVVATDDELASITVSPFTIDLKRKYYSIDLESEGDITDKQVEMAEEIYQEWLKE
- the gspG gene encoding type II secretion system major pseudopilin GspG; this translates as MKKESMKQMLRQSGGFSLIEILIALTLLGIAGTFVAGKIFDQLTEGQRKSANIQMKSLKSVLQDYRRKCGTYPTTDQGLEALIQKPSGGKECKNYPPEGFMDAAEVPRDPWDEEFFYESDGRSFNIWTYGPDRTEGGEGTDEDMHLNKKKN